One Leucobacter muris DNA segment encodes these proteins:
- a CDS encoding zinc-binding dehydrogenase, with amino-acid sequence MTIPTSTRAAVLTEHGSPLEMQELPLPDRVEPGAALVRITCTTLCGTDIEIWAGKMTFPGMLPMVLGHEMVGEVVAVGEGAVDALGEPLSVGDRIGWSESVCGECFGCTVLRQPVACSRRGYGFLQRSDVAPYATAGLSEYAYVTPGAQKLRLPAEVKDTWASAAGCAAKTVLRAFDRAGGVRPGSRVVVQGSGALGLFATAVASISGAGTVVTVGAPAPRLALAERFGATHTVDIAGGSEATIARVLEITEGRGADLVLDFAGAPSIGPEAVGMAAQRGTVAIVGSTGPAGDPFPLSAIMGKELTVVGSLNGDVSDYFRSIEFFRTFADRFPWDELFSQPCGLAEASDRIANMHRLGEVKAVIDPRIDAA; translated from the coding sequence ATGACGATTCCCACATCCACCCGCGCGGCCGTGCTCACCGAGCACGGCTCGCCGCTCGAGATGCAGGAACTGCCCCTCCCCGACCGCGTCGAACCCGGCGCCGCGCTCGTGCGCATCACCTGCACCACACTCTGCGGCACCGATATCGAGATCTGGGCGGGCAAGATGACCTTCCCCGGCATGCTGCCGATGGTGCTCGGGCATGAGATGGTGGGCGAGGTCGTCGCCGTCGGCGAGGGCGCCGTCGACGCCCTCGGCGAGCCGCTCTCCGTCGGAGACCGCATCGGCTGGTCAGAGTCGGTGTGCGGCGAGTGCTTCGGCTGCACGGTGCTGCGCCAGCCCGTCGCGTGCTCCCGGCGCGGCTACGGGTTCCTGCAGCGCAGCGACGTCGCCCCCTACGCGACCGCCGGCCTCTCGGAGTACGCGTACGTGACGCCCGGCGCGCAGAAGCTGCGACTGCCCGCCGAGGTCAAGGACACGTGGGCCTCGGCGGCGGGCTGCGCCGCGAAGACCGTGCTGCGCGCCTTCGATCGCGCGGGCGGCGTGCGACCCGGATCCCGGGTCGTCGTGCAGGGCTCGGGCGCACTGGGCCTGTTCGCCACCGCGGTCGCGAGCATCTCGGGGGCGGGCACCGTCGTCACGGTGGGCGCCCCCGCGCCGCGCCTCGCCCTCGCGGAGCGCTTCGGCGCGACCCACACCGTCGACATCGCGGGCGGCTCGGAGGCGACCATCGCGCGCGTGCTGGAAATCACCGAGGGCCGGGGCGCCGACCTCGTGCTCGACTTCGCCGGAGCGCCGAGCATCGGTCCCGAGGCCGTCGGCATGGCCGCTCAGCGCGGCACGGTCGCGATCGTCGGCTCGACCGGCCCCGCCGGCGATCCGTTCCCGCTCTCGGCGATCATGGGCAAGGAGCTCACGGTCGTAGGATCCCTCAACGGCGACGTCTCCGACTACTTCCGATCCATCGAGTTCTTCCGCACCTTCGCGGACCGCTTCCCCTGGGACGAGCTGTTCTCGCAGCCGTGCGGCCTCGCCGAGGCCTCCGACCGCATCGCCAACATGCACCGGTTGGGCGAGGTGAAGGCCGTGATCGATCCGCGCATCGACGCCGCCTGA
- a CDS encoding aldo/keto reductase, whose amino-acid sequence MTTPVPRRRIGRSELETSVFALGSWHIYDRMHFEDAVAMVRTAVDRGVNLFDVGVYGAPGMPPAFTDVLFSAIIRAVGVPRDEYLLSEKLWLEGWDADRGFRPQLENALFRVGDDHADLVILGDLRRDDVELRDIALSLDELQRAGLIRAWGVNNWSASNVQALLDIATAEGIAAPEIAQLKYSVSRRSIPDGEPFARPWQQGLSMQASDVMEGGYLAGKVATDREVGRDPGGIRQRIIDDVPAFVELADELGGTPAQLAIAFTLTHPATATTLFGTSSTAQLEANLGSLELLDRVGAETIRARVEPFWADRGLVDPEGP is encoded by the coding sequence ATGACCACCCCAGTCCCCCGCCGCCGCATCGGCCGCAGCGAACTCGAGACCTCCGTCTTCGCGCTCGGATCGTGGCACATCTACGACCGCATGCACTTCGAGGACGCGGTCGCGATGGTGCGCACCGCCGTCGACCGCGGCGTCAACCTCTTCGACGTGGGCGTCTACGGCGCCCCGGGCATGCCGCCGGCCTTCACCGACGTGCTGTTCTCGGCGATCATCCGCGCCGTGGGCGTGCCCCGCGACGAGTACCTGCTCTCCGAGAAGCTCTGGCTCGAGGGCTGGGACGCCGACCGCGGCTTCCGACCGCAGCTCGAGAACGCGCTCTTCCGCGTCGGCGACGACCACGCCGACCTCGTGATCCTCGGCGACCTGCGCCGCGACGACGTCGAACTGCGCGACATCGCGCTCAGCCTCGACGAACTGCAGCGCGCGGGCCTGATCCGGGCCTGGGGCGTCAACAACTGGTCGGCGTCGAACGTGCAGGCCCTGCTCGACATCGCGACCGCCGAGGGCATCGCCGCGCCCGAGATCGCGCAGCTCAAGTACAGCGTCTCCCGCCGCTCGATCCCCGACGGCGAACCGTTCGCGCGCCCGTGGCAGCAGGGGCTCTCCATGCAGGCCTCCGACGTGATGGAGGGCGGCTACCTCGCCGGCAAGGTGGCGACCGACCGCGAGGTGGGGCGCGATCCGGGCGGCATCCGCCAGCGCATCATCGACGACGTGCCCGCCTTCGTTGAGCTCGCCGACGAGCTCGGCGGCACCCCCGCCCAGCTGGCGATCGCGTTCACGCTCACCCACCCGGCGACCGCGACCACGCTCTTCGGAACGTCGAGCACCGCCCAGCTCGAGGCGAACCTCGGCAGCCTCGAGCTGCTCGACCGCGTGGGCGCCGAGACCATCCGCGCGCGCGTCGAGCCGTTCTGGGCCGACCGCGGCCTCGTCGACCCGGAGGGACCGTGA
- a CDS encoding alpha/beta hydrolase, producing MSADVAAGSAAESGSGSPRPVAHGRPTVAPVPFDPEIVPVLEALAATPQPGLSRETLAAMREPGLGPAFPSGAELVAGRAVTAEELVIPGPAGAPALEVTVFAPADRGPDPLPVLVNFHGGGMIVGHRAWEHGRVIDLVERHGVVGVNVEYRLAPEHPYPAGVEDNYAATRWVAEHAAELGADPDRLVVMGGSAGGAFAAAVSLMARDRGGPAIAGQLLLCPMLDNTNSTVSSLQYDGIGTWTRDANLLAWECVLGEELAYSDRAPAYAAPARADDVSGLPPAFIEVGAAEMFRDEDVDYTRRIWATGGPAELHVWSGGCHGFDMYMPEAEITRAALASRDSWLARVLGTVAAPPPKPLAAGATAQDPVGTAEQGAAR from the coding sequence ATGAGCGCCGATGTCGCAGCAGGATCGGCGGCGGAATCCGGATCGGGATCCCCCCGCCCCGTCGCCCACGGCCGGCCCACCGTCGCGCCCGTGCCCTTCGACCCCGAGATCGTGCCCGTGCTCGAGGCGCTGGCCGCGACCCCGCAGCCCGGTCTCAGCCGCGAGACGCTCGCCGCGATGCGGGAGCCGGGCCTCGGCCCCGCATTCCCGAGCGGCGCCGAACTCGTCGCGGGTCGCGCGGTGACCGCCGAGGAGCTCGTGATCCCGGGGCCCGCAGGCGCCCCGGCGCTCGAGGTCACCGTGTTCGCACCCGCCGACCGCGGGCCCGACCCCCTGCCCGTGCTCGTGAACTTCCACGGCGGCGGCATGATCGTGGGCCACCGCGCCTGGGAGCACGGTCGTGTGATCGATCTCGTCGAGCGCCACGGCGTGGTCGGGGTGAACGTCGAGTACCGGCTCGCCCCCGAGCATCCCTACCCCGCCGGCGTCGAGGACAACTACGCCGCGACCCGCTGGGTCGCCGAGCACGCGGCCGAACTGGGCGCCGATCCCGACCGCCTCGTCGTGATGGGCGGCAGCGCCGGAGGCGCCTTCGCGGCCGCGGTGTCGCTCATGGCGCGCGACCGCGGCGGCCCCGCGATCGCCGGCCAGCTGCTGCTGTGCCCCATGCTCGACAACACGAACTCGACCGTGTCGAGCCTGCAGTACGACGGCATCGGCACCTGGACCCGCGACGCGAACCTGCTCGCGTGGGAGTGCGTGCTCGGCGAGGAGCTCGCCTACTCCGACCGCGCGCCCGCGTACGCGGCGCCCGCGCGCGCCGACGACGTCTCGGGGCTGCCGCCCGCGTTCATCGAGGTGGGCGCCGCCGAGATGTTCCGCGACGAGGACGTCGACTACACCCGGCGCATCTGGGCGACGGGCGGCCCCGCCGAGCTGCACGTCTGGTCGGGCGGCTGCCACGGCTTCGACATGTACATGCCCGAGGCCGAGATCACCCGCGCCGCGCTCGCGTCGCGCGACTCGTGGCTCGCCCGCGTGCTCGGCACCGTGGCGGCACCCCCGCCGAAGCCGCTCGCGGCCGGAGCCACCGCGCAGGATCCCGTCGGCACCGCCGAGCAGGGGGCCGCACGATGA
- a CDS encoding alpha/beta hydrolase: MTAPQPYRAAEPEARPASVPYDPELEAGLAFFIDLVERIPLRAHTILENRAHFASITPSMEVQADGRTVEWEHRTIPGPAGSSGIEVTIVRPRGSGAPGAAHDGAGAHDAPRPGVLGIHGGGYVLGTRFFGTGELIDLAERFGTVGVAVEYRLAPEHPAPAAAEDCYAALVWMAQNADLLGIDPARIVVSGASAGGGLTAAVSLIARDRGGPAIAGQLVGCPMIDDRNTTVSAWQYDGIGAWDRNNNDTGWDAALGAERGGERVHPYQAPARATDLSGLPPAFIEVGSAEVFRDESVDYASRIWAAGGEAELHVWSGGYHGFTGFSPDAVVSHAANDARDSWWRRILAR; encoded by the coding sequence ATGACCGCCCCGCAGCCCTACCGGGCCGCCGAGCCCGAGGCGCGTCCCGCCAGCGTCCCCTACGATCCCGAGCTCGAGGCCGGCCTCGCGTTCTTCATCGACCTCGTGGAGCGCATCCCGCTGCGCGCCCACACCATCCTCGAGAACCGCGCGCACTTCGCCTCGATCACCCCTTCGATGGAGGTGCAGGCCGATGGCCGCACGGTCGAGTGGGAGCACCGCACGATCCCGGGCCCCGCGGGATCGTCCGGCATCGAGGTGACGATCGTGCGGCCCCGGGGAAGCGGCGCGCCCGGCGCCGCGCACGACGGCGCAGGCGCGCACGACGCCCCGCGCCCCGGCGTGCTCGGCATCCACGGCGGGGGCTACGTGCTCGGCACCCGCTTCTTCGGCACGGGCGAGCTCATCGACCTCGCCGAGCGCTTCGGCACGGTGGGCGTCGCGGTCGAGTACCGTCTCGCCCCCGAGCACCCCGCCCCGGCCGCGGCCGAGGACTGCTACGCCGCGCTCGTCTGGATGGCGCAGAACGCCGATCTGCTCGGCATCGACCCCGCGCGCATCGTGGTGTCGGGCGCGTCCGCCGGCGGCGGTCTCACCGCCGCGGTGTCGCTCATCGCGCGGGATCGCGGCGGCCCCGCGATCGCCGGCCAGCTCGTGGGCTGCCCCATGATCGACGACCGCAACACGACGGTGTCGGCCTGGCAGTACGACGGCATCGGCGCCTGGGATCGCAACAACAACGACACCGGCTGGGACGCCGCGCTCGGCGCCGAGCGCGGCGGCGAGCGCGTGCACCCCTACCAGGCGCCCGCCCGGGCGACCGATCTGTCGGGGCTGCCGCCCGCGTTCATCGAGGTCGGCTCGGCCGAGGTGTTCCGCGACGAGTCCGTCGACTACGCGAGCCGCATCTGGGCGGCCGGCGGCGAGGCCGAGCTGCACGTCTGGTCGGGCGGCTATCACGGTTTCACGGGCTTCTCCCCCGACGCCGTGGTGTCGCACGCCGCGAACGACGCCCGCGACAGCTGGTGGCGCCGGATCCTCGCCCGATGA
- a CDS encoding multidrug effflux MFS transporter: MSARARRRAGASPSRPMGLLRITLVLGLLEAFGPLSMDLYLPQLPQLARSLDTSDALAQATMSVCMIGLGIGQLIAGPLSDRFGRKRPLVVGVVLFAVLSAVCAVAPTIEVLLAARLMQGLAGSAGVVISMAVARDLFHGIELSRMLSLLALVTSLTPIIAPVIGGQLARVMDWRGIFFVLAGIGVALVFVAVFGLRESLPETGHHSGSVLGTTVTHASVVLRDPLFVALMLAACLGGAAFFSYLSMSSFVLQGQFGLTPQLFSLVFAMNALSQLGGAQLSRVFVRRLGTARMYLTGQLAGAAAAIALLVVTLLGAPAPVFIALLALYLGAAGLGGPNGTSLALGGHGSRAGTASALLGMAMFTAGAVAAPVVSALAGSSAATMATSVAAGSAAAALIGWLAVRRLAPADAGRPLSARARAEADAASLPGTATGPVAEASVDPGTGAATDDDTGAAPTVPSETTGAPPETSPGRPEKLP; encoded by the coding sequence ATGAGCGCGCGTGCACGACGGCGCGCGGGCGCCTCGCCCTCGCGGCCGATGGGGCTGCTGCGCATCACGCTGGTGCTCGGCCTGCTCGAGGCGTTCGGGCCGCTCTCGATGGATCTCTACCTGCCGCAGCTGCCGCAGCTCGCCCGCTCCCTCGACACCTCCGACGCGCTCGCCCAGGCGACCATGTCGGTGTGCATGATCGGGCTCGGGATCGGGCAGCTCATCGCCGGCCCGCTCTCGGACCGCTTCGGGCGCAAGCGCCCCCTCGTGGTGGGGGTGGTGCTCTTCGCGGTGCTCTCGGCGGTGTGCGCCGTGGCGCCCACGATCGAGGTGCTGCTCGCGGCGCGTCTGATGCAGGGGCTCGCGGGATCGGCCGGAGTGGTGATCAGCATGGCGGTCGCGCGCGACCTGTTCCACGGGATCGAGCTCTCGCGGATGCTGTCGCTGCTCGCGCTCGTCACCTCGCTCACCCCGATCATCGCTCCGGTGATCGGGGGCCAGCTGGCACGGGTGATGGACTGGCGCGGCATCTTCTTCGTGCTCGCCGGGATCGGCGTCGCGCTCGTGTTCGTGGCCGTGTTCGGGCTGCGCGAGTCGCTGCCCGAGACCGGCCACCACTCGGGCAGCGTGCTCGGCACGACGGTGACGCACGCGTCGGTCGTGCTGCGCGACCCGCTGTTCGTGGCGCTCATGCTGGCGGCGTGCCTGGGCGGTGCGGCCTTCTTCTCGTACCTGTCGATGTCGAGCTTCGTGCTGCAGGGCCAGTTCGGTCTCACCCCGCAGCTCTTCAGCCTCGTCTTCGCGATGAACGCGCTCTCGCAGCTCGGGGGCGCCCAGCTCAGCCGGGTGTTCGTGCGGCGGCTCGGCACGGCGCGCATGTACCTCACGGGCCAGCTGGCCGGCGCGGCGGCCGCCATCGCGCTGCTCGTCGTGACCCTGCTCGGCGCCCCGGCGCCCGTCTTCATCGCCCTGCTCGCCCTCTACCTGGGCGCGGCCGGGCTCGGCGGCCCGAACGGCACCTCCCTCGCCCTCGGCGGGCACGGTTCGAGGGCGGGCACCGCGTCGGCGCTGCTCGGCATGGCGATGTTCACCGCAGGCGCGGTGGCGGCTCCGGTGGTGTCGGCGCTCGCCGGCAGCTCTGCCGCGACCATGGCGACGAGCGTCGCGGCGGGATCGGCCGCGGCCGCCCTCATCGGCTGGCTCGCGGTGCGGCGGCTCGCCCCGGCGGATGCCGGGCGGCCGCTCTCGGCGAGAGCCCGCGCCGAGGCCGACGCGGCGTCGCTTCCGGGCACGGCGACAGGACCGGTGGCCGAAGCGTCGGTGGATCCGGGTACGGGTGCTGCGACGGACGACGACACGGGCGCCGCGCCGACTGTTCCCTCAGAGACAACGGGGGCACCGCCCGAGACAAGCCCCGGCCGGCCTGAAAAGCTACCCTGA
- a CDS encoding aldehyde dehydrogenase family protein — METYESLLAAVVATEGETRDSVNPATDEVIGKVQKQSIEDLEAAIDKAEAAQPAWAALGDDERRAYLHQAADKIEASAEALAELLSREQGKPLNGPNARFEVGGCVAWTRTAAETPLPVEVLVDDESGYAEMHYRPIGVVGAISPWNWPMMISIWQIAPSLRMGNTVVIKPADTTALSVRALVAVMNQVLPEGVLNVVTGPGRTVGDALTRSPKIGKIMFTGSTPVGQQIIEASANNVTRLTLELGGNDAGIVLPDVDPAAIAEDLFWGAFINTGQTCAALKRLYVHDSVYDQVVEELAKVAANVPMGVGLDENNVLGPLQNRGQFDTVDRLVEAAKASGARVVLGGEPDRDAPGNFYPTTIVADIDPHNDLVVEEQFGPALPIIRYTDLDEVIKLANELEFGLGSSVWTQDRAKALEVAGRLQAGTTWINSHGGLHPMVPFGGAKKSGYGREFGVEGLKAVAEPQVISGR; from the coding sequence ATGGAAACCTACGAAAGCCTGCTCGCAGCAGTCGTCGCAACCGAGGGCGAGACCCGCGACTCGGTCAACCCCGCCACCGACGAGGTGATCGGCAAGGTGCAGAAGCAGTCGATCGAGGATCTGGAGGCCGCGATCGACAAGGCCGAGGCCGCTCAGCCCGCCTGGGCCGCGCTCGGCGACGACGAGCGCCGCGCCTACCTGCACCAGGCCGCCGACAAGATCGAGGCGTCGGCCGAGGCGCTCGCCGAGCTGCTCTCGCGCGAGCAGGGCAAGCCGCTCAACGGCCCGAACGCCCGCTTCGAGGTGGGCGGCTGCGTGGCGTGGACCCGCACCGCCGCCGAAACCCCGCTGCCGGTCGAGGTGCTCGTCGACGACGAGTCGGGCTATGCCGAGATGCACTACCGCCCCATCGGCGTGGTCGGTGCGATCTCGCCGTGGAACTGGCCCATGATGATCTCGATCTGGCAGATCGCGCCGTCGCTGCGCATGGGCAACACCGTCGTGATCAAGCCCGCCGACACCACCGCGCTGTCGGTGCGCGCGCTCGTCGCCGTCATGAACCAGGTGCTGCCCGAGGGTGTGCTCAACGTCGTCACCGGCCCCGGACGCACGGTGGGCGACGCCCTCACCCGCAGCCCGAAGATCGGCAAGATCATGTTCACCGGTTCGACGCCCGTCGGCCAGCAGATCATCGAGGCCTCGGCCAACAACGTGACCCGCCTCACGCTCGAGCTCGGCGGCAACGACGCCGGCATCGTGCTGCCCGACGTGGACCCGGCGGCCATCGCCGAGGACCTCTTCTGGGGCGCGTTCATCAACACCGGCCAGACCTGCGCCGCGCTCAAGCGCCTCTACGTGCACGACTCGGTCTACGACCAGGTCGTCGAGGAGCTCGCGAAGGTGGCGGCGAACGTGCCGATGGGTGTCGGCCTCGACGAGAACAACGTGCTCGGTCCGCTGCAGAACCGGGGCCAGTTCGACACCGTCGACCGCCTCGTCGAGGCCGCCAAGGCCTCGGGCGCCCGCGTGGTGCTCGGCGGAGAGCCGGACCGTGACGCCCCCGGCAACTTCTACCCGACCACGATCGTCGCCGACATCGACCCCCACAACGACCTCGTGGTCGAGGAGCAGTTCGGCCCGGCGCTGCCGATCATCCGCTACACCGACCTCGACGAGGTCATCAAGCTCGCGAACGAGCTCGAGTTCGGCCTCGGCTCCTCGGTGTGGACGCAGGATCGCGCGAAGGCGCTCGAGGTCGCCGGCCGCCTGCAGGCCGGCACCACCTGGATCAACTCGCACGGCGGGCTGCACCCGATGGTGCCGTTCGGCGGCGCGAAGAAGTCGGGCTACGGCCGCGAGTTCGGCGTCGAGGGCCTGAAGGCCGTCGCCGAGCCCCAGGTGATCAGCGGACGCTGA
- a CDS encoding nuclear transport factor 2 family protein has translation MSEAAAVEAAVQQYVDGCKAADADAVRDAFDENSVMWGYLGPDYVTMTGAEFAANVVATAEPSGPEYSFEIHGIAVTGDVAHAVLDERGFLGADFRNHFGLIKRDGAWRITSKVFTTV, from the coding sequence ATGAGTGAAGCAGCAGCCGTCGAGGCCGCGGTGCAGCAGTACGTCGACGGGTGCAAGGCCGCCGACGCCGACGCCGTGCGCGACGCGTTCGACGAGAACTCCGTGATGTGGGGCTACCTCGGCCCCGACTACGTCACGATGACCGGCGCCGAGTTCGCGGCGAACGTCGTCGCGACGGCCGAGCCCTCGGGCCCCGAGTACTCATTCGAGATCCACGGGATCGCCGTCACCGGCGACGTCGCGCACGCCGTGCTCGACGAGCGGGGCTTCCTGGGCGCCGACTTCCGCAACCACTTCGGGCTCATCAAGCGCGACGGCGCGTGGCGCATCACCAGCAAGGTGTTCACCACGGTCTGA
- a CDS encoding DEAD/DEAH box helicase, with translation MTNSENVDAGEPIETATDVASTEAAVPAEPQPEVPAQADTRADTASETDSEPEAQADSAPEAAAAAAADSAPEAEAATKPVAEAASAEKPAKNAEKARTTFADLGLDPDVLRAITDVGYENPSAIQAATIPVLLSGRDVVGLAQTGTGKTAAFALPILSRIEPGQGVPQALVLAPTRELALQVCEAFESYASHLPEVRLLPVYGGQAYGQQLSALRRGVDIVVGTPGRIMDHLNRGSLDLSQIKYLVLDEADEMLKMGFAEDVETILADTPETKQVALFSATMPAQIRRISQQHLNDPREIKIAGKTQTSASITQRYNVVSYTQKLDALTRILEVEDFDGMIVFTRTRGDSEQVAEKLRARGYSAAAINGDIQQAQRERTVQALKDGKLDILVATDVAARGLDVERISHVINYDLPIDTESYVHRIGRTGRAGRTGDAISFVTPRERRLLGAIEKATKQPLTQMPLPRVDEVNATRLSRFDDAITAALEETKRIEAFRDIIDHYVRHHDVPEADVAAALAVVAQGDTPLLLSEDDDRKFERDRAQAARFLEDGSRDRGRGERAERGERADRGPRERRDDLAMYRLEVGHRQKVKPGQIVGALANEGGLSRDDFGRIQIRDDFTLVELPKKLPAESLDKLAQTRISGKLIEMSLDRGGSYGGGRDRGDRFDRGGRGDRGDRGDRGDRSGGYQRRDRDDRGGYGRNSGGYDRSDRGGYDRGQDRGYDRNRGSRDDRGGERGGYDRDRGNRGWDRDDRRGGGDRWDRGGNRDGGNRDGGGNRADGKRKPRW, from the coding sequence ATGACCAATTCTGAAAACGTCGACGCAGGCGAGCCCATCGAGACCGCCACCGACGTAGCCTCCACCGAGGCTGCTGTACCGGCTGAACCCCAGCCCGAAGTTCCCGCGCAGGCCGACACCCGGGCCGATACCGCATCCGAGACCGATTCCGAGCCCGAGGCGCAGGCCGATTCCGCGCCCGAGGCTGCGGCTGCGGCTGCGGCCGACTCCGCACCCGAAGCTGAGGCTGCGACCAAACCCGTCGCCGAAGCCGCTTCCGCCGAGAAGCCCGCCAAGAACGCAGAGAAGGCGCGCACCACCTTCGCCGATCTCGGGCTCGATCCCGATGTGTTGCGGGCCATCACCGACGTGGGCTACGAGAACCCGTCGGCCATCCAGGCGGCGACCATCCCCGTGCTGCTCAGCGGCCGGGACGTCGTCGGCCTTGCACAGACCGGCACGGGCAAGACGGCGGCGTTCGCGCTGCCGATCCTCAGCCGCATCGAGCCCGGCCAGGGGGTGCCGCAGGCCCTCGTGCTCGCCCCCACGCGCGAACTCGCGCTGCAGGTGTGCGAGGCCTTCGAGAGCTACGCCTCGCACCTGCCCGAGGTGCGTCTGCTGCCCGTCTACGGCGGTCAGGCCTACGGCCAGCAGCTGAGCGCGCTGCGCCGCGGCGTCGACATCGTGGTGGGCACCCCCGGCCGCATCATGGATCACCTGAACCGCGGCTCGCTCGACCTGTCGCAGATCAAGTACCTCGTGCTCGACGAGGCCGACGAGATGCTCAAGATGGGCTTCGCCGAAGACGTCGAGACGATCCTCGCCGACACCCCCGAGACTAAGCAGGTCGCACTGTTCTCGGCGACCATGCCCGCGCAGATCCGCCGCATCTCGCAGCAGCACCTGAACGACCCGCGCGAGATCAAGATCGCGGGCAAGACGCAGACGAGCGCGAGCATCACCCAGCGCTACAACGTCGTCTCCTACACGCAGAAGCTCGATGCGCTCACGCGCATCCTCGAGGTCGAGGACTTCGACGGCATGATCGTCTTCACGCGCACCCGCGGCGACTCGGAGCAGGTGGCCGAGAAGCTGCGCGCACGCGGATACTCGGCCGCGGCCATCAACGGCGACATCCAGCAGGCGCAGCGCGAGCGCACCGTGCAGGCGCTCAAGGACGGCAAGCTCGACATCCTCGTCGCGACCGACGTCGCCGCGCGCGGCCTCGACGTGGAGCGCATCAGCCACGTCATCAACTACGACCTGCCCATCGACACCGAGTCGTATGTGCACCGCATCGGCCGCACCGGCCGTGCGGGCCGCACGGGTGACGCGATCAGCTTCGTCACGCCGCGCGAGCGCCGCCTGCTCGGCGCCATCGAGAAGGCCACCAAGCAGCCGCTCACCCAGATGCCGCTGCCGCGCGTCGACGAGGTCAACGCGACCCGCCTCTCCCGCTTCGACGACGCGATCACCGCCGCGCTCGAGGAGACGAAGCGGATCGAGGCCTTCCGCGACATCATCGACCACTACGTGCGCCACCACGACGTGCCCGAGGCCGACGTGGCCGCGGCGCTCGCCGTGGTCGCGCAGGGCGATACGCCGCTGCTGCTCTCCGAGGACGACGATCGCAAGTTCGAGCGCGACCGCGCCCAGGCCGCGCGGTTCCTCGAGGACGGCTCGAGGGATCGCGGTCGGGGCGAGCGTGCCGAGCGCGGCGAGCGTGCGGATCGCGGGCCGAGGGAGCGCCGCGACGACCTGGCCATGTATCGGCTCGAGGTGGGTCACCGCCAGAAGGTGAAGCCGGGCCAGATCGTCGGCGCGCTCGCGAACGAGGGCGGGCTGTCGCGCGACGACTTCGGACGCATCCAGATCCGCGACGACTTCACCCTCGTCGAGCTGCCCAAGAAGCTGCCGGCCGAGTCGCTCGACAAGCTCGCGCAGACCCGCATCAGCGGCAAGCTCATCGAGATGTCGCTCGACAGGGGCGGATCCTACGGTGGCGGCCGCGACCGCGGTGACCGCTTCGACCGCGGGGGCCGGGGCGACCGAGGTGATCGGGGAGACCGGGGCGACCGCTCGGGCGGATACCAGCGCCGCGACCGCGATGATCGGGGCGGCTACGGCCGCAACAGCGGCGGGTACGACCGTTCCGACCGCGGCGGGTACGACCGCGGCCAGGATCGCGGCTACGACCGCAACCGCGGCTCGCGCGACGATCGCGGCGGGGAGCGCGGCGGGTACGACCGGGATCGCGGCAACCGCGGCTGGGACCGCGATGATCGCCGGGGCGGCGGAGACCGCTGGGATCGTGGCGGCAATCGCGATGGCGGCAACCGCGACGGCGGCGGCAACCGAGCCGACGGCAAGCGCAAGCCGCGCTGGTAG
- a CDS encoding ABC transporter ATP-binding protein gives MSETIQPQGVQAPQAPAASQSAHGEPLLRAENVVVEYGSKRKPNRALHEVSLEIGAGECVGLVGESGSGKSTLGKAILGLVPVAGGRISFDGRDITHLKGRSRRDLASDIQVVFQDPYGSLNPMMTIGDILAEPLSTAGTSRAEARRIVGEMLERVNLPASVIDRYPSEFSGGQRQRIAIARALVRKPRLIICDEPVSALDLTTQATVLDLLIELQRDTGVSYLFVSHDLGVVRRICHRVAVMYRGNLVEIGDGEQVTRDPQHPYSQRLLAASPVADPALQAQRRAEWLALREAPAA, from the coding sequence ATGAGCGAGACGATCCAGCCGCAGGGCGTGCAGGCGCCGCAGGCGCCGGCGGCGTCCCAGTCGGCGCACGGGGAGCCCCTGCTGCGGGCCGAGAACGTGGTCGTCGAGTACGGTTCCAAGCGCAAGCCCAACCGGGCGCTCCACGAGGTCTCGCTCGAGATCGGCGCGGGGGAGTGCGTGGGTCTCGTCGGCGAGTCGGGATCGGGCAAGTCGACGCTCGGCAAGGCGATCCTCGGCCTCGTGCCCGTCGCGGGCGGCAGGATCAGCTTCGACGGTCGCGACATCACGCACCTCAAGGGCCGCTCCCGGCGCGACCTCGCCTCCGACATCCAGGTGGTCTTCCAGGACCCCTACGGCTCGCTGAACCCGATGATGACGATCGGCGACATCCTCGCCGAGCCGCTCTCCACCGCGGGCACCTCCCGGGCCGAGGCCCGCAGGATCGTCGGGGAGATGCTCGAGCGGGTGAACCTGCCGGCGAGCGTGATCGACCGCTACCCGAGCGAGTTCTCGGGCGGGCAGCGGCAGCGCATCGCGATCGCCCGCGCGCTCGTGCGCAAGCCGAGGCTGATCATCTGCGACGAGCCGGTGAGCGCGCTCGACCTCACGACGCAGGCGACCGTGCTCGACCTGCTCATCGAGCTGCAGCGCGACACCGGCGTGTCGTACCTCTTCGTCTCGCACGATCTCGGCGTCGTGCGGCGCATCTGCCACCGCGTCGCCGTGATGTACCGCGGCAACCTGGTCGAGATCGGCGACGGCGAGCAGGTGACCCGGGATCCGCAGCACCCCTACAGCCAGCGGCTGCTCGCGGCCTCGCCCGTCGCCGACCCCGCCCTGCAGGCTCAGCGCCGCGCCGAGTGGCTCGCGCTGCGCGAGGCGCCCGCCGCGTAA